In the Sphingobacterium sp. PCS056 genome, TACGGCTTCAGATGTGGTCTGTACTGTAGGATATTGATCGAGATCCTTGGTGCATGAACACAGCATTAGAAAGATCGATAGTATGCTACAGCTATATATTTTCAAGTTTTTCATCAGTATATCATTACGTTATGAGCTCGTAAGCCCGGTTATATATTCAGAAGTTGATTGTGTCTTTAGGCATGCTGCCCGCAGTGTTTTTATCGTTGATGAAGCGATCATAAGCCCTATTCATCGCTGTATGTAAACAGGTATTCATGAGGATTTCATCGGACATGAACTTGGTTTTTAAAAGGGTTAAAAATCTAAATTTAAGCTTAAAGAATATGTGCGGGAACGCGGATAGAAGGAACTATCAAAGCCACTAGGGACCTCCGGATCATTACCGCTATAGTTACTGATCACAAATACATTTTGTACGATAGCACCCACTCGAAGATTGGACACCTTTCCGATCTTCCCAAAATTATAGCCCAGCGAAAAGTTTTCCATCCGTAAGAACGAAGCATTTTCAACATAATAATCTGAATAATATTGTCTGCTTTGAAATCCAGTATTGAAATAATCGCGATGCAGATTATTAAGTGCTGGGTCTACGTACTGTACCGTCTCCCAAGCGCTGAGATTCATTTTGGTATTGTTGAATACATAATTACCTAGATTAGCTCTCAAAGTCGTAGCCGCTGTCCATTTCTTGTAAGACAATTGCGTATTGAAACCAAATAACCACTTCGCAGCAGGTGATTCATACCGGTATAGATCCTTTTCATCTATAGCTCCATCGCCATTTAGGTCAGCATAGATACCTTCTAATGGTTTTCCAGCATCATCATATAACTGCTTATAGACATAAAACATATACGGTTGGTATCCTGTGGTCAATATCTGTATACCCCGTCCACTGACTACCGGTCCTACATAACTTCCTACGGATGAAGCGTCCTGTACCAGAGCAATATTGGTCACCTGAGTATGTTGATTGGTCGCATTGATATTTACTTCCCATCTTAGATTATCGGTCTGAACAGGCACTGTATTTAACTGAAACTCCCAACCTCTGCTTTCCACATTACCCACATTGATGGTCGCATTTTGATCAAAATTTGTCCCTGCAGCAACAGGTACATTGGCAAGTAGATCATGTGTTTTGCGGGTATAGTATTCGACAGAACCAGAAACTCGTGCTTTCCATAATGAAAAATCCAAGCCGTAGTTAAAAGCTTTAGTCGTTTCCCACCTTAAATCTCTGTTGTAGACCGATGGACGGTACACCAGATGGTATTGATCGCCAAAACGATATTGAGCATAGGGAGTACCTTGGGTATACACCGGCAGATATTCGTAATTGCCGATCCCTTCTTGCTGCCCTGTGATCCCATAACTACCACGAAGTTTAAGATCATCCAAAAAAGATACATCTTTTAAAAAAGATTCTTCCGAAAGTCTCCAAGCCAGGGCAAGCGATGGAAATGTTCCCCAACGATTTTCTGGACTAAATCTGGAAGTACCGTCTTTTCTGATCGTGGCAGTCAACAGATAGCGGCTATCGTAATTATAATTCAATCGGCCATACCAAGAAATCAAGGTGTGTCTTTCGTCCGAAGCGATCCCTGTAGAACGCAAATCTCCGGCTTCATTAAAATAACTAATGGCAGGTCTTGTTGAGCTCCAATGCTGATAGTCGTGTCCTGCCGTAAACTCTACCGTACTTTTGATTGTGGGAAAAGTTTTGTTATAAGTCAGATAACCTGTAAATAATTTATTTTTAAGGGTCTGCTCATACGCATCATATGCACCGCCAATCAAAAAATTATTTGCCGCACTTGCTGGAATATGATTAGAACCACTACCCTTGGCGTAGTCATACCCGATGGTCACATGTGCCTTTAAGGCCGGTAAAAAATGAAACTTATAATCCATATCCAGATTTCCGATACCTCGATTGACAGTACTGCGATGTTTCTCTTGTTTAATCAGACCCAGCGGATTCAGATTAGCTCCTGTAGCTGGGAGACCCGCATTGTCCAAACTTTCGTAATAACCCCCATAGGCGTCCACTCCCGAATAGATCGGTTGTGTCGGATTAAAAGCGATGGCAGACCATATGGCATCCGTATTCGCAAAACGATTGTTGTTTCTGGCACCTTTCAAATTCAGATTTACAGATAAGTGCTGATCAAAAAAAGTTGGCGTCAGCACCACCCCACCTGTGATCCGTTCGCTCCTATCCGTTCGCAAGGTCCCCTGTTGATCATAATAACCAACGGAAGCACGAAACGGTAATGTCTTGGCTATTTTACCCTGCAAGCTCACATTATTATCAGTACCCATTGCCTGTTGGAAAACTTCTTCCAACCAGTCCGTAGAGGCATTGCCCAATAAATTTTTCTGTGCTGCAGTACCTTTGGTATTGATCAGATCTGCAAATTCTTCACGTGACATCATGTCCGCAACCCCCAAAGCCTGCTGCATTGATACGATCGACGAAAATGAAAGTCGTAAGGTATCCCCTTTTCCTTTTTTTGTGGTAATCAACAAAACCCCATTGGATGCCCGAGAACCATAAATAGCCGTTGCAGAGGCATCTTTCAATACCGTCATGCTCTCGATATCATTGGGATTGATCAAGCTTAAAAAATTGCCACTATTACCGCTGATACCACCCGTTTCCAAAGGCACACCATCCAGTACGATCAAAGGATCATTGCTCGCACTTAGCGATGCTCCTCCACGGATACGGATCGTGCTTCCCGCAGAGGGCGAACCGCTATTGGACATCACTTGCACCCCAGCAGTCTTACCATTGATCAATTGTTCTGGAGAACCGACCAATCCTGCATTAAAATCCTTACTGCTTACCGTTGTCACCGCGCCAGTCAGATCTTTTTTATTGGAACTACCGTAGCCGATCACGACCAATTCTTCCAATACCGTACCACTAGCCTTCATCTGCACATCCAGCTTTTGGCCAGTCACAGTCAACGTTTGACTGCTATAACCTACTATGGAAAATACAAGTTGCGACTTGCCATTAGGTAACAAGATCCGATAAGACCCATCAGCTGATGTGGATGTACCTACTGTTGTACCCGCTACCATCACTGTCACCCCTACCAAAGCCTCCCCATTTTCGTTACGCACAATTCCCCGTATTTCTTGTTGCAGGGGTTTTGTCCATCTGCTATGCGGTATCATACTCGCATGCAGATCGGTCATCCCGCTTAAACACGAAAGCAAAGACAAACCCAATACACTTGTTTTAAATGTAAAACCCTTCATTTTTTTAGATTTATAATCGTATATAATTTAATGCTATCTCTCTATTTTGACGCCTGCACGGATCAAGAAGGTCTATACCCCTTCCCAGATCACGACGACAAAAGTTTACTCCCTTCCGTTTTTTGTCCCAACAAAGCCTACTCTAACCAAAGCGCTCCAATTGAAACCGAAGCCCCCTGCTGCACTTCCCCATTTGTCGCTATAACCAATTTCTCTATTTTATCCTTTATAAAAGGAAGAGGGATCTCCGGATGGAAATAACGGTTTAAAAAGTCGGGATAAGGAGCTGGTAATAAAGCAGTGGGTATCATCTTCAGATCAGTCAAAGGTATGCGCAGCACATTCTTTTCCTGATTGTCCACAAACACGTGTTTTGCATAGGTATATCCCTGATCATCCACAAAGCCGATTTCCAATGTACCTACATGATCTTTCCATTGCAGCTGTATACAGACTGTTGTTGCCTGCGCTATTCCTTTAGGTCGTGCAGTAATAATATCCTTCACATCCTTCACCCAGAAATAACGGGAACCAGCATCTTTACCCTCGAACGTGTATTGCCATTGTGCCACTTCGGTCAAGTTGTTTTGTACTTTTTTACCCGTTACATAAGCTTTCTCCGGAATCGCATAGCGTTCAAATGGACCGTCCAGTCCTTCGGCTTGGGTCAGGAGTATGGGACTGCTCGATTCAACCAGAGCAGATGTCCAATACTGACCGATCTGATAATCCCAATCTAGCGGTGCCCCATTTTGATCATCAGGATAGGTGAACTGCTTGCCGTTCATAAATACGGTAACGGTATAGCGGATCAAGTCTCCCTGCAACATCGATTCGGGTAGCTGAGCTTCGTAAGTATAATGGTCCTTCGGCAACAGTTTAATATAAGGATTATGCGCTTTCCAGAAAGAAACCTGATCCGTCTGCAAGATGATCGAATCGGGCTGCTGTGCCGTGATCAAGCGAAAATCTAATCTAACTGCTTTACCTTTCTCTATCGTTGGAGCAGGTTGATGCAGCATCACCGGTTGACTGTTTACAGTTGCTGCAGGAGCATAAAAATCACCGATCTTTCCTAGTTTCCATCGGCTATCAGCTGTCCAGATATTTTTACTGATCAAGGCTTTTCGCTTCAGCAGATACACGCCCGGAGTTGCGACAAAACTTGTTTGCTGCACCTGCTGGAGTTTGTTGTCTTCGGTCTTATTTGTGATATGTTGAACTGTATATGCTGTACCAAGATTGGGCAATTTGATATCCATCATATGTGGGGTGTGCAAAATTTGCGTCACCTCACGGGAAAGGGATGGTTTGCCAAATGGATCTGCCACCTGCTCCGCATCGGGCATCAGTTCCAATCTCCAAAGTCCGTCTTCCAATTGGTCTAAAAAATAAGCACCGGAACCCGTATAACCGACAACAGGTGAAGATCGATAGCCCGCAATATGTTGTAGTCGATCAATTTGCTTCGGAAAAGATGAGGTCTCATTGCTGTAGTAAAATTTTTCTGGCGTATTCATCATAGACAGATCTTGCTTATAACTGACCGTAAAATCGCCAAAGAGTGTGTCCTGAGGATAAGCTGGAAATTGTTGATTTCTAGGAATCGTATAGGCAATTTCTGCTGCAATCAGGGTGCTGATTGCTTTAGCTGGTGTATAAGCCAAATTGAGGTAATGGGTTTGGTATTCGGTATTGTAGGCCGCAATATCGATGGGATCATACGCAAATTGTGTGATCCACTGAAAACCCGCAGAACGAAACGTACGCACCATCGCCGGATGCATATAACCGTATAGATTATCGGCCGGATCATATTCATAAATAGCTTTGGCTTTATTTGCAAACCCCTTAACGGATGAAAAAGGGATATTATACTGATCAATGTAGGGCAAGAAATTTCCTTGACGTTGTTTTCCAGCAACCAGACCAACGGGATACCATTGATAAGTAGTGCCCTGAATATCCGCATTAAAATATGCCGGCACATGATCGATATTATGACTTACATTATAGAAAATAGGTTTTTTATTTCCTGCTTTCTTCATAGCGGTTACCATTTCTTTTATATAAGCTGCTGTCGTATGTACCGATCCCATATGGCAGGGTTCATTATTGATTTCAAATCCCACAACATAGGGATCTTCTTGATAGGCATAACCTGTATAAGGGTTTTTGTGACGAAGGAGCTGTGTGATGTATGTTTTTTGTGCCGCTATTGCCCGTGGATCAGCATGAACCTGACATTTATCAAAAAGGTAAGTAAAAGCCCCTGTAGCTTCATTCTTTTCCGGATATCCGTTTCCAAAATTGGTCATCCCCGTAATTAAAATGCGGATACCTTTCTCCTGTAATTTAAAAAATAGATAATCCAGCAAGTCCAGATGTTCATTTTCCAAAAGATTACCGGTTGCATCTGAGATCTCCACATCCCAGATATGGATGCGATAAGCATTATAACCTAGACGAGCGAGATGATAAACGTCCCGATCTATCGCTTCTTTATGGTTGACTCCTTTATAAGATAGCGCACGATAAGCATGGGCAAATGGAGCCGTATAATTCGTGCCGTAGAAAGACGCCTCTTTTTGGGTATCCGACCAGCGCATGACACCTTGCTTGTCCACAAAAATAGTAGGCACTCGATTATTTTCTTGAGAAAAAGAAGTCAAAAACGCAAAAATAGCGCCGATAAATAAAATACTTATTCGCATACAATAATTCAGTTTATAAATTTGGTTTCAATTGATAACACAAACTTATAAAGCGCATACGATATCTACGAACGCATATCGGACAAAGAACAACACAAATTGGACATCTGCAATATCAATCGATTAGACAATAAAAACAACAAGCTCAATAACAACCCATTAGTCTTTTCGATCCATATAAGCTTTCGGTGTGACACCAAACTCTGCCTGAAAGCATTTGGAAAAATAAGAAGCATTAGTATAACCGACCATATACATTACTTCGGCAACGGTAAACTTTTTCTGTTGCAATAAAAGAGCTGCCTTTTTGATCCGGATCGTCCGAATATATTCGACCGGAGTATAGCCCGTCATTTGTTTAATCTTACGGTACAATTGCTTTGCTCCAGTATCCGTGTCTTCAGCAAGTCGCTGTACCGAAAAATCCGAATCATCGATATTCTTTTCGATGATCGCTGTCACTTTACTCAGTAACTTTTCATCTGGGGATACCTGGTCACTGCTCACCCTCGGCTGACTGATCTCCTGGATACGCAGCTGGGTTGCCAGTCTATCTTTTTTGTCCAGTAAATGCAGCAACTGCATCTTAAGGACTTCCAGATCGAAAGGTTTAGCCATATACGCATCTATGCCCACCGCAACCCATTCACGTTGGATCAGATCATCATTCTTGGCGGTCAATAAAATAATAGGTATGGTTGATGTCAGTGTGTTTTGCCTTAATTTTTTGGCTAATTCAAGTCCTCCCATTACCGGCATCATCGCATCAGAAATGATGATATCTGGTAAAAATTCATGCTCATTGATCAACTGTATGGCTTCATGGCCATCTTTCGCCACCTTACAGTGGTAGTAGGATTCGAGGGCTACTTTTAAGAAAGACGACAATTCTTCATTATCCTCCACAATTAGGAGCCTCCGTTTATCTGAAGGTATGTTTTCTTCACCTTCTTCCTTAAGCTCTCCCCGATCCATAAACATCCTAATCGATACCGCGGTTCCCACCTGATAAGTGGATACAATATCCATTTCCCAACCCAATTGATCACAGTAATTCTTGACCAGATACAAGCCTACGCCCGTTCCCTCAAGTCGATTGACCTCATCGGAAGATGAACGGTAGAATTTGCTGCAGATATAAGGCAGATCTTCTTGGCCGATCCCTATTCCAGTATCGACAATAGCCAGGTTTAATGTTCCCTCGCCCTTGTTGATCTTAACAGCAACCGATCCCTTTTCCTGCCGATTATATTTACATGCATTGGACAGCAGATTATTTAAAATGGATCCCAACTTGGAGACATCTGTATAGATAAAAACACTTTCTATATCTGAACTAAAATAAAATTCCAGATGTGCATAAGCCGTATTATTTTGCCATTCTTCGGTGATCTGTTTGACATACGCGACGAGATCAATTTGCGAATTGAGTAAATTAGGTATTGATAAATCTTGATTTTCGGCTTTATCAAATGCCATTACTTCTTGAATCAAGTTATTTATTTTAAGCGCATTGCGATGCACCCCCTCTAAGCTTTTCTTATTTTCACTGTTTTTTGTCTTGCGCATCAATTGGCTGACAGGAGCTAAAATTAAACTGAGTGGTGTTTTCAGCTCATGGGAGATCGCGGTTAAAAAATCCATTTTCATTCGGGTCAGTTCCAAAACTTTGTGCCGTTCACGTCTTTCCCATTTTAAGGTATTGCGCACACGAAAAAAGTTCATCACCCACATGATCAGACCAAGACCTGCCAGTACGTAAGCGATTTTAGCCCATATAGACGCATACCAGATAGGCTTGATCACAATATGGTATTCATAGATATCCGACACTACGTTTCCAGAAAGATCCACTTTTGTCAACTGCAGATGATAATCACCCGATCTTAAATTGGAAAGCAGGACTTTATTATCTCCACGCTCCAGCGGGATCCAATTTTCATTTTTATCCTTAAAATTATAGGCTAAACGGTGCCCAAGATGATTGCCATAATCCAGATCCGAAAATTCAAGTCTCAGGTTATTCTGGTCATGATCTAACGTGATTTCATTTCTGTAGCGCAAACCATAACCGTAATTACCGTAGGCCTCATTGTTCACATACATCGCAGTGAGGACAATTTTTTTCGTCTTTTGCTTGAATTCATCAATCACTTTTTCAGGTAACACCGTCAGCTCATTGATTCCGCCCAGAACGACTTCATGTTGAAGTTGGTCAAAATACATCGCCGTTATATCATGGCTGTACTTCAGTAACTCGGGTTTTAAGCTTTTTTTATTTACACTCCACACGCCTCCACTGGTGGAAAGCCAGATCTCATCACCGACCTCTACCATAGCGGTGACTTCTCCTTTGACCACAGGATCGAAAACAAGAAGATCACTACGATCATTTTTGTCTACCCGCCTCAATTCACCATGCTGCCCTATCCACACCGTACCCTCCCGATCTTTCAACATAAACGTTGATTGGTTCAACGATTTACCCTCTTTATCTTTCCATTCTTCCACTTTTCCCGTCACAGGATCAATGCTACTGATACCCATGTTATAAAACAGAGCCAAAATTTTGCCCCGTCCATTGTCAACGATCTGATTGGCAAAATCGGCCAATAATCCATCAGATTGAGTATAATTTTTATTAGCAATAAAAGATCCCGAAGAGGATAGAAGTTTATTTTTATTGACCTTAAATATACCACCCATATAGGTTGCTATCCAAAGATTCCCCTGCTTATCCTCTAAGATATTATAGGCCCATTTTGCATTTCTCATGCCATTTGAATCCACAATATCAAAACTTCTAAACTGTTTGGTCTGGGCATCAAATACGTTGACCCCACCGTCAGAAGCTATCCATAAATGTCCCGCAACATCCTCATAGATATCCCGAATCCGATTATGGGGAAGTTTATATGGAGCAGCATCCATCCGGTACCAGTAACTTTCGAAATCTTTTTGCCCCAATCCTCTGGTCCGAATCAAACCATTGTCGCCACCAAGCCAATACCATCCCGCACGATCTTTGAATACTTTGTAAAATCGATTCCCATCGCTACTATTGGTAAACTGATAAATGGGAAAATTTTTCTCCTTTTGTTGGTTTGACCATAGGGAGATGCCCAAGTCTGTGCCAACCCACATATTGTTGCTACGATCCCGATAGATACTCCAAATAATATTATTGGCTAAGGAATACGGATTTCGGGAATCATGCTTGGTTCTCAAAAGCGTGTGAACACTAGGCTGATATTCAAAGAGACCATCATCTGTTCCGATCAATAACGTTTGGCCATCTTTTGTCGCCATGGATTTGATCGGATGATTTTGCAGTACCGGTGCTTTAGACAGCTTTTCAGTGTTGTTATCATACCTGTACAGGCCATATTCCGTTCCTATAAATGTTATTTTAGCCGAAGTCAAAGAAAAAATAGAATTGACAAATTGATTACTACCCGATTTATAATCTGGTAAAACCAATTTCTTCACCTCTTTACGAGCAGGATGGAGTTGATACAGCCCCTTGTAAGTACCCACTAAAATTTTATCGGATTGAGTGGATAAAGCATAAATGGCTTGTCCATCCAAATCTTGATACCAAGTTTTTCCGTAATTGGTCAGTTTCTTGGTTTTCGTGTCGTAGCCATATAAACCAGAGATGGAACCGATCCATAGTTGATCACCAACTAACAGGAGCGACCTGACATCTGAAGGGCTACCCGTTGGAAATACTTCGTACCGATCTTCCCGATAATTGTATAAAAAAACACCTTTACCTGTCCCCAAAGCAAGATGAGTACCGTCA is a window encoding:
- a CDS encoding SusC/RagA family TonB-linked outer membrane protein, translated to MKGFTFKTSVLGLSLLSCLSGMTDLHASMIPHSRWTKPLQQEIRGIVRNENGEALVGVTVMVAGTTVGTSTSADGSYRILLPNGKSQLVFSIVGYSSQTLTVTGQKLDVQMKASGTVLEELVVIGYGSSNKKDLTGAVTTVSSKDFNAGLVGSPEQLINGKTAGVQVMSNSGSPSAGSTIRIRGGASLSASNDPLIVLDGVPLETGGISGNSGNFLSLINPNDIESMTVLKDASATAIYGSRASNGVLLITTKKGKGDTLRLSFSSIVSMQQALGVADMMSREEFADLINTKGTAAQKNLLGNASTDWLEEVFQQAMGTDNNVSLQGKIAKTLPFRASVGYYDQQGTLRTDRSERITGGVVLTPTFFDQHLSVNLNLKGARNNNRFANTDAIWSAIAFNPTQPIYSGVDAYGGYYESLDNAGLPATGANLNPLGLIKQEKHRSTVNRGIGNLDMDYKFHFLPALKAHVTIGYDYAKGSGSNHIPASAANNFLIGGAYDAYEQTLKNKLFTGYLTYNKTFPTIKSTVEFTAGHDYQHWSSTRPAISYFNEAGDLRSTGIASDERHTLISWYGRLNYNYDSRYLLTATIRKDGTSRFSPENRWGTFPSLALAWRLSEESFLKDVSFLDDLKLRGSYGITGQQEGIGNYEYLPVYTQGTPYAQYRFGDQYHLVYRPSVYNRDLRWETTKAFNYGLDFSLWKARVSGSVEYYTRKTHDLLANVPVAAGTNFDQNATINVGNVESRGWEFQLNTVPVQTDNLRWEVNINATNQHTQVTNIALVQDASSVGSYVGPVVSGRGIQILTTGYQPYMFYVYKQLYDDAGKPLEGIYADLNGDGAIDEKDLYRYESPAAKWLFGFNTQLSYKKWTAATTLRANLGNYVFNNTKMNLSAWETVQYVDPALNNLHRDYFNTGFQSRQYYSDYYVENASFLRMENFSLGYNFGKIGKVSNLRVGAIVQNVFVISNYSGNDPEVPSGFDSSFYPRSRTYSLSLNLDF
- a CDS encoding two-component regulator propeller domain-containing protein, which translates into the protein MMRTVYLFFLLFLSLCGPSVFGQSLDFQFFRNIGLGAKASTVHCFAQDSLGILWLGSNNGLYSYDGYSLHAPTEAALPYQTFIYSIAVLDGTHLALGTGKGVFLYNYREDRYEVFPTGSPSDVRSLLLVGDQLWIGSISGLYGYDTKTKKLTNYGKTWYQDLDGQAIYALSTQSDKILVGTYKGLYQLHPARKEVKKLVLPDYKSGSNQFVNSIFSLTSAKITFIGTEYGLYRYDNNTEKLSKAPVLQNHPIKSMATKDGQTLLIGTDDGLFEYQPSVHTLLRTKHDSRNPYSLANNIIWSIYRDRSNNMWVGTDLGISLWSNQQKEKNFPIYQFTNSSDGNRFYKVFKDRAGWYWLGGDNGLIRTRGLGQKDFESYWYRMDAAPYKLPHNRIRDIYEDVAGHLWIASDGGVNVFDAQTKQFRSFDIVDSNGMRNAKWAYNILEDKQGNLWIATYMGGIFKVNKNKLLSSSGSFIANKNYTQSDGLLADFANQIVDNGRGKILALFYNMGISSIDPVTGKVEEWKDKEGKSLNQSTFMLKDREGTVWIGQHGELRRVDKNDRSDLLVFDPVVKGEVTAMVEVGDEIWLSTSGGVWSVNKKSLKPELLKYSHDITAMYFDQLQHEVVLGGINELTVLPEKVIDEFKQKTKKIVLTAMYVNNEAYGNYGYGLRYRNEITLDHDQNNLRLEFSDLDYGNHLGHRLAYNFKDKNENWIPLERGDNKVLLSNLRSGDYHLQLTKVDLSGNVVSDIYEYHIVIKPIWYASIWAKIAYVLAGLGLIMWVMNFFRVRNTLKWERRERHKVLELTRMKMDFLTAISHELKTPLSLILAPVSQLMRKTKNSENKKSLEGVHRNALKINNLIQEVMAFDKAENQDLSIPNLLNSQIDLVAYVKQITEEWQNNTAYAHLEFYFSSDIESVFIYTDVSKLGSILNNLLSNACKYNRQEKGSVAVKINKGEGTLNLAIVDTGIGIGQEDLPYICSKFYRSSSDEVNRLEGTGVGLYLVKNYCDQLGWEMDIVSTYQVGTAVSIRMFMDRGELKEEGEENIPSDKRRLLIVEDNEELSSFLKVALESYYHCKVAKDGHEAIQLINEHEFLPDIIISDAMMPVMGGLELAKKLRQNTLTSTIPIILLTAKNDDLIQREWVAVGIDAYMAKPFDLEVLKMQLLHLLDKKDRLATQLRIQEISQPRVSSDQVSPDEKLLSKVTAIIEKNIDDSDFSVQRLAEDTDTGAKQLYRKIKQMTGYTPVEYIRTIRIKKAALLLQQKKFTVAEVMYMVGYTNASYFSKCFQAEFGVTPKAYMDRKD